The nucleotide window TCGGGCAGCTGTTGGATTCGGGTCATTGCAACTTTGTAGCTGTTCATGAAGGAAACGTGGTCAGATGTGAGCTGCTCTTCTGCGGTTCTGATCACGTCTGACAGAGCGGCCATGTCTCTGTTGAGAGCCTcagtcttcttcttcatcatctgACTCTTCATCTGCTCTTCCTCCCTCACAGCAGACAACTTGGCTTCCTCCTCAACCTGCAGAAAGCGACGAAGCTCCTGGAAATCCTTCTTAATCTTGCTTTCAACATTGTCCCTCTGGACTTTGATGTACTCGGCTTGTTCATTCCAGTTGTCTCTGATGTTAATAAAGTCCCCCAGTTTTTTCTTCACTCTCTGCAGGCCTTCCTGGAGTTTTTCTCTGCAATCTTGCACAACTTCGTCGAGGGGAGAGAACTTGTGTCCGGCGTGGAGGTTTGCATCTCTGCAGATAATGCACACAGACTCCTGGTGGTCCAAACAGAAGAGTTTCACTTTCTCCCTGTGCAACTTGCAGATGTCCTCTGACTCGACTGAAGCTCGTGAAAAGGCCTCACACACGTTCCTCAGTGCCAAGTTCAAAGGTGGCTCCATCGAATTACACTTTCCCCTACAGATTGGACACGATCGATCTCCTTTCTCCTCCCACCACcgctgcacgcacgcacgacaGAAGCTGTGACTACACTGAAGTATGACAGGATCTTTAAAGATTTCGAAACAGCTCGGACATTGGAGGTCGTCCTCAATTTGGCCAGCCATGGTCCTTATGAAGACAGTGTCTTCGTCTACAAGCTTCTAATGTTCACAACTCCAAATATGATTGTGCCCGAGTGTGTCTGCCACCAAGTTTTGTAAAGCCAGAAGTGGAATGTGTTTTTACTCTTTTCAAAATGATGTCAGACAGGTTAGACAATATTTTATCAGACAATTGCATCAGACAGGGAGCCAAGTTAGTCAACCGTATCAGCCAAGCAAACATTCAAGCTGTCCAAGTTGCCAGGGTATTTATCTCCAGTTGTTAAACATTATACAACTTCACCTCTATAAACGTGTGACAATTATTTTGTCTATGCGAGGTATTTTGTCTGTGTGAGACAAAAATAGCGTGCGTGAAGGGCAGCTGAAAACTGAAAGGGGAGGCCATCTCGATTCTCGAATGCTGATTGGCTCTGCCGGCAACAAGTCCCTCCCTCCGTCTATTCGACTAGTGTTACTGTTATTGTTAGAACTCCTGTTCAACCAGATTCCAGAGGACAAAATATTTTCTAGCGTGCAATCGGTTTCATGCCTTACATCTGACATGGAAGATATGCTTTCTCGCTGTATTTCTGTCCAGCCGCAATGTTTTCAACTCATTCGTGTCCACACGGGACAGCACAGGTGGACGACACAAATCTCTTCAACAACACTGCTATTGCATTTCTTCTTTCAACTGTGAATGTACAATAATAAGCCAGGAACTGTAACAATACAGCATCTCATTGGGGGGCGTCAGGCCTAAAACTCTGGGGTGGAACTTCAGGAACACCTTCACAGTTTCAGACTCCGGGTCATAGTTTGGATTAGAAAGCTAAGAAATTCAAGTTGGTATTTGAATAAAGTGTGATCGCGAGCAACTGTCCTCAAAACAGCTTTTCTCAGTTGCTCAGACACATTTCTTGAAATCCTCCATCGTTTTCTCTAAActgtaaacacaaaacacaattttcaaACTACATTCACAAAACCCCagactttctctctctctctctctctctctctctctctctctctctctatatatatatatatatatgtgtgtgtatatacatatatatatatagactgaATTGAGGTTCCGACATAGTGGTCTCAAACTGTTCGGAACAATAACTTGAATGTCAACACAGATAAAGCTTATATTACACAGTATTCCTGCTTCTTGCCTCTCTGCCAAGTCATTTTTACAAAAGAACCTGTTGCTCAAGGGAAAATGTATGCCCTTAAAATCAGTGTTCTTCccaaagtttttcttttattgtttgactCAGGACTTTTCTCACTGAGCTAATCAATTCTCTCCAAGCTTCCACCGTGGTGAGAATCCGCTGGGTAGGATTGCCACTGAGAACCTTTCTGTTGCAAAGACTGTTGCTGTTactccatttttttattgactcTTCCAATTCAAGGTCAGCTGAGCAAAGGTATCAGAGTACATAAATCAAGATGGAATATTTTTGTGGAACCATTTTGAAGAAATTTAATGTGTCAAATTAATCATTTACACTTTGGATGCTAAATTGTAATTCAAAGTACACTTAGTTGAAACTCAAAAGAAAACACGTATTATTTAGGTTTACTGCATTTAGGCTCCACTATTGATACTGTTTGAAGatgtatataaaatgttaaactcacacacactttttacagCTTACCACCGATAAAGAATTTCTATACGATTTATTTAAAGCGTCATTAACTGCTGCTCTTCttaccagcacacttgtgtttgTTCATCTGATACGTATAAGAGAATTGTTTATCACATACACTGCAACTGAAGGGTTTCTCGCCAGTATGTCTTCTCATGTGTTGAACCAATCCTGAACGATCGCAAAAAGTTGAATTGCAgactgaacaggcaaaaggtttctctccagtgtgcgttctgATGTGTGTTCTTAAGTGGCCCTTAATAGAGaatattttaccacaaactgagcaggcaaagggtttttctccagtgtgtgttctagtgtgtgtttttaaatgtccgATTTTAGAAAATCTTTTCCCACAAACTAAGCAgtcaaaaggtttctctcctgtgtgtgttcttgcgtgtgttcttaaatgtccctttaaagtgaatcttttaccacaaactggacagtcaaaaggtttttctccagtatgTGCTTTTGTGTGTCTTCCCAAttgtcccttctgagtgaatcttttaccacacaaTGAGCAGGGATAGGGTTTTTCCTCattgtgtgttctcatgtgatTTGTTAAACTAATCTTCTGATTTACTCGAAGACCACAAACGgcacaggcaaaaggtttctctcctgtgtgtattctcatgtgatttgttaaattaatctTTTGAATAAATGTAAGACCACACACTGAACAGACAAAAgctttctccccagtgtgtgtttttgtgtgtgctcttAAATGTTCCTTCTGGGTGaaccttttaccacaaactgagcagacaaaaggtttttctccagtgtgtattcGCTCATGTACTTTCAAACCCCACTTTGAactaaatgttttcccacagtGAGAACATTTCATGTGTTTGTCAGTGTGACATATCATATCACATTGAgagtgttcatcatcatcatcattatcatccgTCTCAGGAGAGCGCGGCGCTATGTTGTCATTATCCGATAGTGGAGATAAGAAgctgtctgcttgtgatcctccacagtggtctccatcacattctgttgtcatgtgttgacgtGAGCTCCCATTCGGAGGCTCGGCCCCTTTATTATCGTCCCGAGTCACAATGACATCCGTCCACGGAAACTGGCAGTGCTCCTCGTCaccttcttcatcatcatcttcactcttcacaatgACAGTCAATGGAAACTCGGTGATATCAGCCTCGTTCTCTTCTTCTTTAATATGGATGGTCtctggctcctcttcctctttgacgtTGGGGGTCTCTGGCTCCCGCTGGTCAGGATCAAGATCTGCAGAACACAAGACGACACACATCCTTTGATAAAGTCAAACTTTGCATAGACAAACCTGGATTCTCAGGGGGTCCATCAAATGCGCTTGAATTAATAAAGTTTGATTGCAATCCTTTTAAGTGTTAAGTTTATTCTACTCGTTTGTACACATCGTCGAACGTAAATTaggtcgttgtttttttttgtgtgtgtcaaaacCACACCTCTTTGTTGGGACTGAGTTGTAAGGAgcatcatttgaaatgttagCTTGAATACTAATTGGCTGGTGACGATTTGTTGTCACCGGGCAGTTAAGATTGCAAAGTCAACGTTGATAAGTCTTCACAGATGAAGACTTTGTTGGTGATACTTTGTCCTCTGTAAGGACTTCATGCTCATTGTTGCGAGTTTATCGAATTGAGGTGGTGTCGTGCGGATGGAGTTGTTGCCCCGCTCAACCTTCAACTGCCAATAAAATACGTGAGTacatctagcatctttcttatgcctacacatcgcTAAATGCTTCAGCCAAGAGGGTTTCTCTCTTCAAAGCAAAACTTTAAACACATCTGCTGAGAATGTCATACTCCCCCTATTTGTTCCAAACGTTCACTCGCAGTAATGACCCAAACATGTGGTTACAGAAACTATTTCTTAAAATGTTAATCATATTAATTACAAAAACGACTGACATTGGAAtagattttttaaaagtcaaatacacTTGGCATTTAGTTTGTTTACACTGTACTTAAAACAGTTCTTCACTCAAGTTTTCATTATTAAGCAAACGGTTTCctctatttttttaacagtaaactCAATTTATGTTGGCTTACAATAGTGGCACAGGAAACACAGGAAGGCTGCTTCAAAATAGAAAGTAGTTACTACAAAGGTTAGAGTAAGacgtgaacaaacctgctctgtgaGTCTTCTTGAAAACAGCGTCCTCTAGTTGACGCGATCGATCGTTCTCCTCTTTTGTCGGActaagttcctcctcgtactcttctTTCAAACGGTTTGCACACATTTCCCCACAATAATCACAACGCTTGAGACTCACACTTGATCTGCGCTTCAGCGATGTGTTGACAACGAACGCGTCTCTCGGTtagcggctagcaagctaagctaggctagcCTGTGAACCTTCAACATGAACCGTCAACGAGCTATCTGGACACGAAGATTTAAAGCATGATGTTTTACTCTGGAAAAGTAGTAATAGGTGAATGTATCGAGGCTTAATTCGTTCAGTAGTAATTCAGGGAGAATTGTTTAGTGAGTGCAGCTCGAATAGTTACAAAAAACCGCACACAGAAGTAGCACTGCATAGACTAGTACGGAAACTCTACTTGGACAAATCACCATTTTTAAAACCCCCTGTGATCGCGATAGTAGTAGATGGAAAtgctaatttttttaaaaaaagaggttaCGTCGTAGCGTTTCCACCTGCTGGTTCTCTGAGGTGTCTAATGAGATTTCCAATAAAAGTCTTTTTGTATCGACTGTTAATTTGCTCCTCTGTCTCTTTCAAACGTCGCGGTAAACTCCATGTGGGTTCTTCTGAGCAAGGTACAAAATCAAATAttaaacaagaaaagaaaaacttttcaagtTAATGTAAAAATTACCATTGCTAATGCTCTTTATTTGGAAAACCAGTATGGCATATCTACAGTTCAGTATCTGGTTTATAAAGACACGGACTAAATATTTAAGATAAAGGCCAAGTCTAACTTaaagagagaaagacagagTTGTTTTTGTGTAAATGATCCCATTACATACATAATGTGTCAAACTGTGTAACGATATGGTGTATGTtaacacctttttttattttaattgattccatctttatttaaccaggaaaTATCCCATAGAGATTAAGAACCTCCCCTCTTTTTTATTCAAGGGAGTTCTGGCCAAGCGGCAGCATGGCACAAaagttgacaaacacattatgaaaaagatgtttatGTTGTGGAAATGGTcagaatgcacttttttttcatgtgtttgtAGACTGCAGTggctttaaatttaaaaaatatatataaatatattaatcAGACCATGGCCAGTTTGTGAACTATAAAAGAAATACGACaaatagctagctagctaggccGTCAGGAGCACCCTCGTTTAAAAAAGAtgccaaaaacaaatgcaaggCGAGGCCGTGA belongs to Phyllopteryx taeniolatus isolate TA_2022b unplaced genomic scaffold, UOR_Ptae_1.2 contig_24, whole genome shotgun sequence and includes:
- the LOC133473293 gene encoding zinc finger protein OZF-like, with amino-acid sequence MCANRLKEEYEEELSPTKEENDRSRQLEDAVFKKTHRADLDPDQREPETPNVKEEEEPETIHIKEEENEADITEFPLTVIVKSEDDDEEGDEEHCQFPWTDVIVTRDDNKGAEPPNGSSRQHMTTECDGDHCGGSQADSFLSPLSDNDNIAPRSPETDDNDDDDEHSQCDMICHTDKHMKCSHCGKTFSSKWGLKVHERIHTGEKPFVCSVCGKRFTQKEHLRAHTKTHTGEKAFVCSVCGLTFIQKINLTNHMRIHTGEKPFACAVCGLRVNQKISLTNHMRTHNEEKPYPCSLCGKRFTQKGQLGRHTKAHTGEKPFDCPVCGKRFTLKGHLRTHARTHTGEKPFDCLVCGKRFSKIGHLKTHTRTHTGEKPFACSVCGKIFSIKGHLRTHIRTHTGEKPFACSVCNSTFCDRSGLVQHMRRHTGEKPFSCSVCDKQFSYTYQMNKHKCAGKKSSS
- the LOC133473294 gene encoding E3 ubiquitin-protein ligase TRIM35-like, with the translated sequence MAGQIEDDLQCPSCFEIFKDPVILQCSHSFCRACVQRWWEEKGDRSCPICRGKCNSMEPPLNLALRNVCEAFSRASVESEDICKLHREKVKLFCLDHQESVCIICRDANLHAGHKFSPLDEVVQDCREKLQEGLQRVKKKLGDFINIRDNWNEQAEYIKVQRDNVESKIKKDFQELRRFLQVEEEAKLSAVREEEQMKSQMMKKKTEALNRDMAALSDVIRTAEEQLTSDHVSFMNSYKVAMTRIQQLPDKPEKLRAALLDEVKHVGNLKFTVWERMKEVVSFSPVILDPNTAGAALSLSEDMTSVSFKATQQRPNNPERLKHLNEVLGCGLDSGTHVWDVEVGDNTDWELGVGWWDTCLPHTLFKWIIRFRNGEYKILSRPLGSGNLQRIRVHVDTNKKSVSFSESLTKTELHTQSNIYNWPHFSGTMKMCPYFSTSNKTPLKITPLTLCVTTWSE